The stretch of DNA ATACTTGTATGTAATTGTGTTTTCAAGTTGTGCTTAGTGAGGTGTGTCATCCTAGGCATGTTCAGGACGCATCTCAAGAACTACCGGGGTTATTCTCCTTTAATTGGATGGATAAATGGATGATGACCCGATTAAATGGGTTTAACTTAGTCGGTTCCTCACAGACGTTGTTCCCGTAGGTGCAGTTGGACGGCTGCGCTGAGGAGTTGGTGGTGCCCGTGAACTCCACCGCGACGACGGAGCCGCCGCcctggctcgccgccggccgcgccgccgcgccagggACACcgccggaggcggcgacggcaaggACAAGAACAGCCGCTGCAAGCGCTGTCGACCTCACCATCATGGACGACGATCAGAATCGGAAGCACCGTGCCTTTGATAGCTTATTAGGTACGCTGCTAGCTGTTGTGTCAGTGCGTGCATGCGAGCTGTGTGTGTTGCAGCGTGGATCGATGCGTGCGTATAAATACACGCGCACGGGCACGGCTAGATGGGACTGCGTGGAGAAatgggggagatgatgagaggGGGAGACGTCTAGCATTGCTGCATTGGATCTGACCTTGGAATGCTTGTCGTCCAggcgagaaagagagagaaaaaaaaccgGCGTTGGGTCTGGAATTGGAACGCGCGTTATTCCTCAGATTCAGACTTGCAGTCTGCATGCATGCACCCGGCAATTCAGATTCTTCAGTCCAGGAAGCAACAAGGAGGCCGATGCATTCtaattcctctttttttttttacttttctcgACGTGTCAACAACTCAACAtgacagctctctctctctctctctcttcgttGGGCGCGTGCTTGACTGCTAGACGAGGAGCTGGAAGCGTGTAAGCGGAGGACGGCGGCCAGCACTTTGGAAAGCAGGGAGCACTTGCTGCCGAGCCCCGCGAACCTGGCCCCCTCGGAGCCCAGGGACGTGGCTGCAGCTCAGAGTCAGAGCTCGCCTTGACGCCTTGGCGCAGGGAAGGAGGGGTGCGCGGATCATGGGTCGGGCCTAACACGCGAACCCTTTCGGCTCTTGTCTGCTGCGCCGTGCGCGCGTGTTGTATCGAGAGCACCAGCAGCTCAACTGCTCAAGCCATCGTCGGCGCTGGAACACCGAACAGGCGAACACGCACGTGGACCGGCGCACCCACGCGCACCCCGCGCGCACGGGCGCCGGTCCGATTGGCGGAaatggggcggcggcgaggcgagaaGGTTACGGCAACCACCATCGTCGGCGCCGGAACACGCCACGCCGGCGCGGTGCGCGTGATCCGGTATCTGGCTGGCTGATGGGATGTCTCATGTCTGGGTGGTCGACAGTGAGGAAACTGGGCGGCGGTGAAGGGGAGGCCGGAGAAGGCAGGATGTTTTgaaattgttttcttttcttgcaTTCTGATTTCTGAACGTGTCCGGAAAGAGCCAGCGTAAACTGTGAAGTGGCAACATTCTTGCATCAAAATATGGGTCGactcgcgtcagaattttcgcgTCAGACACGTTTGGTTGGCCAGGACAGGGAGCAACCCAAAAGCTCTCCCAGGGAAAAGAAACCaaatcctttcaaaaaaaagaaataaaaataaacaaaaaatgttctggattttttttttgaaaacaaagccCTATACATCATCTTCagggaagaaagaaagaaagaaagctcTCAAAAGTGCATATACACCGGTCACACGCAGGCACCAAAACTCTGCAATGCAATGCACATGACTTCACGCGAAATGCTCGGCGCACTTGCATACCCACAACCACAACCAAATGACAGCAACCGCAGGCACATGCTCCACTACAATCAGCTCATCATTATTTACACCCTGCAAAATTGACAACCGTCAGATAATTCAGTCAAGCTGAGGATAAATAACTTgtaacaacaaaaaaaagaaagctgGATCAGAGACTCAGTAGTATTCAGACGTTTTCAGTTCAGTCAATGGGCTGACTGAAACATCCCATTACCTCTGCTACAGCAGTGACCGCCATCTTCAGCTAATCGTACTCCTTCCAAGTGATCCCCATCTTCCGGAGCTCCCTGAGGCTGCTGgcgatgtcgcggatcagctcctcgCCTGCCTCGCCGTTTCTTAGCGAGTTCACGCTATGCTCCAGGAAGCTCCGGTCCGCTTCCAGCGCCATCAGCCTCCCACTGACTTCAGATATCTGGTCTTCGAAAGAAGCCAAGTCATTCTCACTGACCATGGCATGGTACTGCCCCTTTGGATCATGTCCTCTGCCGTGTTTCAAGTCCCTGAATCTGTCCCCATTTCTTCCTAGATGCTTGTTGAATTCTGAATCGTCTCTGTTGTCGTCTTCGTCGTCATCTTCACACACATCCTCGTTGTTTCTGTCATCAACTGAACCTTCTTTGTCATCACTGAGCTTGGGAAATGGAACAAGCTTGCTACTGTTTGAGAAGTCATGAAGCTTCTGTCTCAGATTTCTCAAGCGCTTTGAGATGTACGTCTTCTCGTCCTCAAAACCCGAGAGTGATTTGACTCTGGAGATGCTAGTACCATATTCTTTCGGACATGAAAGGCGCATGTGGTCGCGTATTTCGTCGACGAGCAACTGATCCTTAAGTTTTATCTTGTAGCCTTCGATCTCTGATTGGAGTGTTTGAACTGTTTGAGCCATCTTCTGAAGGTCCTCGCGGTCGTACTCGCTTTGCTCTTCCATCATCCTCTGGTACTGCAAGGCTTCCATCTGCATTGCTGCCTTCTCTTCCTGTAGTCTAGTGATCATGGCCATTGTTTGGTTCGCTGCAACAACTGAAGCGTTTCTTTCTTCCTCCAGCTCCTTCCAAAGACGGTTTATTGACTTGCGGTCTAATTCGATTTGTTGCTTCAGTTGATCAATTGTGCACTCTCCTTCAGCTTCATGCACTGTGCTCTCAGAGATACCTGAATAATTCCTATCAAGGGAGAGTGCCCTAGTGATATTGTGAAGTATGGCTTGTTCATGCTGGTTCTGGACAGTAGGACTATCGAAGTCAGGTGCCTGTGAAGCAGTAGAAAGCTGTGACAACAGTGACTTCAAATCTTCATGAACTCTAAAAGAATCCTTCCTTCTTGCTGTGTGAGTAAATTCAGCTTTCTTTTCATCGGTTATGGTGTCTGTTTCAGCTGATTTAGTGTCTACTGTTAACTCCTCAGTAGAACTAAGAGCATTGTGCCAAGCATCATCTTCCAATTTATCTAATGAAAAAGAGATAGCATTGTCAATATATGAAGGAAAGGATCATAAGGGTGGAAAGATACTTTAACATGTTTAAGGATAAATTTGATAATTAAACCTTTTGTGCCGGGATGTTTAGTAATTTGCTGCTCATCTTTGATGGTAAGATCAGTTGATTGGAGGCTTGCCTTTCCATTTCCATCATCTAGGATGTTGTGCAACTCTTCTGACTTTTCAATAGGCATACTGTCAGAACCACCATTCTGGACTAGTGTCAGCTCAGACTGCTCAGGATTTTTCTCCTGTGAGCTGTCATATGGAGGCATGTCATATGCAATCTCTGTTAGTTGATGATG from Panicum virgatum strain AP13 chromosome 9K, P.virgatum_v5, whole genome shotgun sequence encodes:
- the LOC120649444 gene encoding probable myosin-binding protein 6 — protein: MKVSFAVPIQNIIIPGKIQTIYPVTSFQPKSMGSRPSTGKPWRYQHLSALLSSAVLEWVLMLLLLLEGLLSYLVTTFAHLCKLQPPCPMCTRLDHILGKAKKGFYCNLVCSSHKAEASSWAFCHIHQKLVDVHSMCEACLLSFATDKKSNLETYRSLVGKLGVGIDNARCRDNFTSGNEATEAPVLKETLCSCCSRPLEVKSHPFVVLQSKASGIGIEGICRVVSRDHQSIDEINYVAYSELKTSDTESEAWQPGGNVGNLLKDDYVNLKEGFAMGHHQLTEIAYDMPPYDSSQEKNPEQSELTLVQNGGSDSMPIEKSEELHNILDDGNGKASLQSTDLTIKDEQQITKHPGTKDKLEDDAWHNALSSTEELTVDTKSAETDTITDEKKAEFTHTARRKDSFRVHEDLKSLLSQLSTASQAPDFDSPTVQNQHEQAILHNITRALSLDRNYSGISESTVHEAEGECTIDQLKQQIELDRKSINRLWKELEEERNASVVAANQTMAMITRLQEEKAAMQMEALQYQRMMEEQSEYDREDLQKMAQTVQTLQSEIEGYKIKLKDQLLVDEIRDHMRLSCPKEYGTSISRVKSLSGFEDEKTYISKRLRNLRQKLHDFSNSSKLVPFPKLSDDKEGSVDDRNNEDVCEDDDEDDNRDDSEFNKHLGRNGDRFRDLKHGRGHDPKGQYHAMVSENDLASFEDQISEVSGRLMALEADRSFLEHSVNSLRNGEAGEELIRDIASSLRELRKMGITWKEYD